Genomic DNA from Streptomyces sp. NBC_01571:
CTGCCGGGGCGGGGAGGGACTGGAGCGCTTCTACGCCTCCTGCGGCTACAAGGAGGTCGGCCGGGTGCCCGAGGCGATACGTGTCGCACCGGGCGACGACCGGGACGACATCATCATGCTGCTGCCTCTGCCGCGCGGCGAGTGAGGCCCCCCTGAGTGATCCGCACTCCCGGCGTGCTTCACTGGACGGTGCCCTTTGGGAACGTTCGAAACGGTTCGGAACGGAAGAGTGGATTGACATGGGCCGCTACACGCTGATGCGCCTCGGTATCTTCGCAGGCTGCCTCGTGGTCGTCTGGGGTCTCGTCTACTCGGGCATCGCTCCGCGCGGTCTGGGCGACTCCAACTACATGTGGGTCGTCCTCCTCGCCCTGGTGATCTCCGCGCCGATCAGTTTCGTCGTGCTGCGCAAGGAGCGGGACCGGGCCTCCGCCCAGGTCGTCGCGCGCGTGGACCGCGCCAGGGCCAACCTGGAGGAGAACCGGCGCCAGGAGGACCAGGCGGACGACGCCGCCCGCGGCGCGCAGAGCCAGCCCTCCTGACACCGGCCCTCCTGACACCCCCGCACCGCAGGCCGCACGGTCCCGGGCCCCGGCCTGTCCGGTGCCGGACAGGCGGCGGCCGATCGTACGCTTGCCCGTATGGGTGCTGTGAAGAACAAGCGGATGCCGCGTGCGGTGCGCGAGCAGCAGATGCTGGACGCCGCTGTGCGGACCTTCGGGCAGCGGGGTTACCGGTCCGCGTCGATGGACGAGATCGCCGATCTGGCAGGCGTGTCCAAGCCGTTGGTGTACCTGTACCTGAACTCGAAGGAAGACCTGTTCACCGCCTGCATCCGGCGTGAGGCCGTGGCGCTGACCGCGGCGGTGCGCGCGGGCGTCAGGCCCGGCCTGACCGCCGACCGCCAACTGTGGGAAGGGCTGCGGGCGTTCTTCACCCACACGGCGCAGAACCCCGACGGCTGGTCGGTGCTGCACCGCCAGGCGCGCACGCACGGCGAGCCGTTCGCGGCCGAGGTCGCCACGATGCGCGAGGAACTCGTCGCGTTCGTCACCCAGTTGATCCTGATCGCCGCGCGTGAGGCGCATCGCGATCCGTCCCTGCCCGAGCGCGAGGTCGCCGGGCTCGCCGAGGCCCTCGTCGGTGCCGCGGAGTCCCTCGCGGCCTGGGCCAACGCCACGCCGGGCGTCTCCGCGAAGCAGGCCGCGGCGACCCTGATGAACTTCGCCTGGGCGGGCCTGGGCGACCTCATGGAGAACCGCCCCTGGTCGCCACCGACGCCGCCATCGCTGCCGCCATCGCTCGACGGCCAGGGACAGACCGGCCTGGACCCTGTGCGGACTCGGCCTACACCCGGTCGGGGTCTCCGGGGCGCACCTCCCCGGTGAGATGCGGGTGGCCCTGGTCGCCGGGGGCGCGCAGTTCGAAGGCGGGGCCGTCGGCGGCGTAGATGACGGTGCCCGGCAGGAGGACGGGGGCCCGGAAGTCCGCGCGCACGCGCACAGGGCCCTGCGGCCCCTGTTCCGCGAGGCAGCGGGCGACGGTCCACATGCCGTGCGCGATGGCCCGGGGGAAGCCGAAGAGGCGGGCGGTGAACGGGTGCAGATGGATGGGGTTGCGGTCCCCCGACACGGCGCCGTAGCGGCGTCCGACGTCGCCGCCGAGACGCCATTCGGCACGGGCGGGGAGGGGACGCGTCGCCGTGTCCGCGTTCCCCCACGGTGCCGGTCCCGGAGCTGTCGAGGGGGATCCCACGACTGTCCGGTGCCGCGCCAGATACGTACTCCTCGACGCCCACACGAGTTCGCCGCCCGCTCTCGCCTCCGTGACGACGCGGGCCTCGGTCCCGCGGCGGTGCGGTGCCAGTCCCTCGACGTACACGGCGAGTTCGTACGTTCCGGTGGCGGCCGGTGCCCGCCGCTGCCTGATCTCGATCGACGTGTGGACCAGCCCGAGCAGCGGCAGCGGGAACGGGCGGCTCGCCATGATGCGCATGGCGAGCGGAAAGCCGAGGACGTGCGGGTACGTGATCGGGAGCGCGTCCGAACCCGTGGCGAAGCCGCAGATGCGTTCGTAGCCGGCCAGGTGGGCGAGATCGATGGACAGATCCTGGCGGACGAGCCGGGTCGGGGGGACGGGGGCGTCCGGGCGGGGGCGCTTGAGGGGGGAGAGGAGGGCCCCGCGGAGGAGGTGAGGGGTCATGGAGAGCATGTGGCGGTCGGCCATTGTCCAACTCCCGGCGGGGACGTAGATTTACTCCAGAGTAAGTTACCCGGGGTAAGGCTACGCCACGGATCAGAAGTGGGTCTGTCCAATCGCCTTTCGGCTCGTCCGGCGTGCGAGGGTGAGCCCTTCGGTCGGCGGGGGTCCAGGAGGCGGAGCCCCCTGGCGGGGTCCGGGGCGGAGCGCCGGGGAGGGCACGGGTAGGGGCGGCGGGGGCGAAGGAATGGGCTACCTCGGGTAACTCGCACCTCGCCCGCCCCAAACACCCACAAACCCCACACCCCGGCCCCGTACGATCCCGCTCACCCCTGTCTCGCATGAACCCCCCACGCCCCAGGCCCGTATGAGACTTCGGCCCCCCTTCGGGCCGACCTGGTCCGGCAGACGAAGGAGTCGCCCCGTGCCCAGCCCGTACCCCTCCCCGCCCTCCCTCGTGGAGCCGGAGATCAGGCGGTTGGACGGCGTCGTGCGCGAGGTGTCCGTGCCGCCCCTGGTCGCCCAGGTGACCCACGGCTCGCTCGCCGACATCCCGTTCGACAACGCCACCGACGCCCCCGGGGCACCCGTCCTCAGCCGCAAGGACCCCGGCGGCGGCTGGAAGGACGTGACGGCGGCCGAGTTCGCCGCCGAGGTACTGGCGGTCGCGAAGGGGCTGATCGCCGAGGGCCTGGCACCGGGCGACCGCATCGCGATCATGGCGCGGACGACGTACGAGTGGACGCTGCTGGACTTCGCCGCCTGGGCCGCCGGGCTCGTCACCGTGCCCGTCTACCCCACCTCGTCCGTCTTCCAGGTCCGCTGGATCCTCCAGGACTCGGGAGCCGTCGCCCTCGCCACGGAGACCGTGGCCCAGGCATCCGCGCTCGGCCCGGAGCGCGACCGGATCCCCGACCTGCGGCACATGTGGGTCTTCGAGAAGGGGCACGTGGAGCGGCTGGCCGAGCGGGGCCGGGAGATCCCGGACCAGGAAGTCGCCGTGCGCCGCGGCGTGCTGGGCCCCGACACGCTCGCCACCCTCATCTACACCTCGGGCACGACCGGCCGCCCCAAGGGCTGCGCGCTCACCCACGGCAACTTCTTCGCCGAGATCGACAACGCGGTCGAGCTGCTCTACCCGATCTTCAGGACCAAGACGTCGGACGCCGCGTCCATGCTCCTCTTCCTGCCCCTCTCGCACGTGTTCGGGCGGATGGTCGCGGTGGCCTGCCTGCGCGCCCGGGTACGGCTGGGGCACGCGCCGAGCCTGCACACCGAGGACCTGCTCGCCGACCTGGCGAGCTTCCGGCCCACGTTCCTGCTGGCCATCCCGTACGTCCTGGAGAAGGTGTTCAACACCGGCCGGGCGACGGCCGAGAAGATGGGCCGCGGCGCGTCCTTCGACCGGGCGGCGCGCATCGCGTGCCGTTACGGCGAGGCGGTCGAGGCCCGGCAGCACGGCACCGGCCCGGGTCCCTCCCGCTCCCTGCGGGCGGCCCGCGCCCTCTACGACCCGCTGGTCTACCGGCGTATCCGCAACGCGCTCGGCGGCAGGGTCCGCTACGCGATCTGCGGCGGCTCCCCGCTCGGCCGCCGCCTCGCCGCGTTCTACGCGGGCGCCGGTATCGAGATCTACGAGGGGTACGGCCTGACGGAGGCCACCGCGGCCGCCACGGTCACGCCCCCGCTCAAACCCCGGCTGGGCACGGTGGGCTGGCCGCTGCCGGGCACCCGGGTACGGATCGCGGGCGACGGAGAGGTCCTGCTGAGCGGCGCACAGATCTTCCGCGGCTACTGGGATCCGCACGCGGGCGGAGTGGTCGACGCGGCTCCCGACGGCTGGTTCGCCACCGGCGACATCGGAGAGCTGGACGACGGCGGCTATCTGTCCATCACCGGCCGCAAGAAGGAGATCCTGATCACCGCGGGCGGCAAGAGCGTGGCCCCCGCGCCCCTGGAGAACTGGCTCCGCTCGCACCCCCTGATCGCCCAGTGCATCGTCCTCGGCGACCGCCGGCCCTACGTCACCGCCCTCGTCACCCTCGACCTCGACGGCATCACCCACTGGCGCCAGATGATCGGCAAGCATCCCGTGCCGCCGGAGCTCCTCGTCGACGACCCCGAACTGAACGTCATCCTCCAGCGCGCGATCGACGAGGCCAACAAGCTCGTCTCCCGCCCCGAGTCCATCCGCCGCTTCGCCGTCCTTCCGGTGGACTTCACGGAGGAGGCCGGTCATGTCACCCCCACCCTGAAGCTCAAGAGGGCCGCGATCGAACGTGACTTCGCGAAGGAGATCGAGAGCCTGTACCTGAAGTCGTGACGCCGTGACGCCGTGGAGCGGCGGGATCCGGTGGAGTGGCGAACGGTGGGAAAGGCAGGAGCCCCGCGACCGGCTGGCGCGGGGCTCCTTGGGTACTGCTATCCGTTCCGGATCAAAGCATTGGGCTCATGGAGCCGAAGGCTTAGAGCGGAGTGACGTTCTCCGCCTGCGGGCCCTTCGGACCCTGCGTGACGTCGAAGGAAACCGCCTGGTTCTCTTCGAGAGAGCGGAATCCGCTCGCGTTGATCGCGGAGTAGTGGACGAAGACGTCCGGGCCGCCGCCTTCCTGGGCGATGAAACCAAAGCCCTTTTCGGCGTTGAACCACTTCACGGTTCCGGTAGCCATAAGCCCTCCTTGGGCCCAAAGGGTTGCCCTGCTCCAGAACCTGCGATTGTGTAAACAACTGCATACGTCTGAAAACGACGAGAGCCCGCGGTCACATGCTCCGCAGGCTCTGTACTGCAAGGGAAACCAAACTGCAACTTGCGGCGAGCCTAGCACGCAGGCAGCCGAAAGCAATAGGGGGAAAGATCACGTCACCCGGATGTCTGATCCGTCCGGCGTATGCGTTGACGTCGTGGTGTCGGCCCCTCGGCGCGAGGGTGGACACAAGGGGTCGGGACGGCCGGCGAAGCCTCGCGGGGACCCTGAGGACTGCACCGTATCGCATGGGGTCTAGCCTCGCGATGTGGACAATTCTCGCACCCGGCCGCGCGTCGGCCACATCCAGTTCCTGAACTGCCTGCCCCTCTACTGGGGGCTCGCGAGAACGGGCACGCTCCTCGACTTCGAGCTCACCAAGGACACCCCGGAGAAGCTCAGCGAGAAGCTGGTGCAGGGCGACCTCGACATCGGGCCCATCACGCTCGTCGAGTTCCTCAAGCACGCCGACGAGCTGGTGGCCTTCCCCGACATCGCGGTCGGCTGCGACGGTCCGGTGATGTC
This window encodes:
- a CDS encoding DUF4229 domain-containing protein, coding for MGRYTLMRLGIFAGCLVVVWGLVYSGIAPRGLGDSNYMWVVLLALVISAPISFVVLRKERDRASAQVVARVDRARANLEENRRQEDQADDAARGAQSQPS
- a CDS encoding TetR/AcrR family transcriptional regulator, which translates into the protein MGAVKNKRMPRAVREQQMLDAAVRTFGQRGYRSASMDEIADLAGVSKPLVYLYLNSKEDLFTACIRREAVALTAAVRAGVRPGLTADRQLWEGLRAFFTHTAQNPDGWSVLHRQARTHGEPFAAEVATMREELVAFVTQLILIAAREAHRDPSLPEREVAGLAEALVGAAESLAAWANATPGVSAKQAAATLMNFAWAGLGDLMENRPWSPPTPPSLPPSLDGQGQTGLDPVRTRPTPGRGLRGAPPR
- a CDS encoding MaoC/PaaZ C-terminal domain-containing protein encodes the protein MADRHMLSMTPHLLRGALLSPLKRPRPDAPVPPTRLVRQDLSIDLAHLAGYERICGFATGSDALPITYPHVLGFPLAMRIMASRPFPLPLLGLVHTSIEIRQRRAPAATGTYELAVYVEGLAPHRRGTEARVVTEARAGGELVWASRSTYLARHRTVVGSPSTAPGPAPWGNADTATRPLPARAEWRLGGDVGRRYGAVSGDRNPIHLHPFTARLFGFPRAIAHGMWTVARCLAEQGPQGPVRVRADFRAPVLLPGTVIYAADGPAFELRAPGDQGHPHLTGEVRPGDPDRV
- a CDS encoding long-chain fatty acid--CoA ligase, which codes for MPSPYPSPPSLVEPEIRRLDGVVREVSVPPLVAQVTHGSLADIPFDNATDAPGAPVLSRKDPGGGWKDVTAAEFAAEVLAVAKGLIAEGLAPGDRIAIMARTTYEWTLLDFAAWAAGLVTVPVYPTSSVFQVRWILQDSGAVALATETVAQASALGPERDRIPDLRHMWVFEKGHVERLAERGREIPDQEVAVRRGVLGPDTLATLIYTSGTTGRPKGCALTHGNFFAEIDNAVELLYPIFRTKTSDAASMLLFLPLSHVFGRMVAVACLRARVRLGHAPSLHTEDLLADLASFRPTFLLAIPYVLEKVFNTGRATAEKMGRGASFDRAARIACRYGEAVEARQHGTGPGPSRSLRAARALYDPLVYRRIRNALGGRVRYAICGGSPLGRRLAAFYAGAGIEIYEGYGLTEATAAATVTPPLKPRLGTVGWPLPGTRVRIAGDGEVLLSGAQIFRGYWDPHAGGVVDAAPDGWFATGDIGELDDGGYLSITGRKKEILITAGGKSVAPAPLENWLRSHPLIAQCIVLGDRRPYVTALVTLDLDGITHWRQMIGKHPVPPELLVDDPELNVILQRAIDEANKLVSRPESIRRFAVLPVDFTEEAGHVTPTLKLKRAAIERDFAKEIESLYLKS
- a CDS encoding cold-shock protein encodes the protein MATGTVKWFNAEKGFGFIAQEGGGPDVFVHYSAINASGFRSLEENQAVSFDVTQGPKGPQAENVTPL